From Rutidosis leptorrhynchoides isolate AG116_Rl617_1_P2 chromosome 3, CSIRO_AGI_Rlap_v1, whole genome shotgun sequence, a single genomic window includes:
- the LOC139898709 gene encoding xylan glycosyltransferase MUCI21-like → MVHYQRYIQLRKGVTIAAAFVDEEDACVHMSGCNKRSKPKLLFFLLFCTLLSSCLILSPHLFPFPKSTVSLLYPSDGQKVHHSKINACSSVTNGTICCDRSSIRSDVCIIKGDIRTNSQSFSVFVYNSDNRVSKGKILKQEKIRPYTRKWEPLTMATIDELTLIALNSNRSEIENRHKCDVKHDVPAVFFSTGGYTGNVYHEFNDGLIPLYITSQKYNKKVVFVILEYHDWWITKYANILKHLSDFEPVDFSGDKRTHCFSESVVGLKIHDELTVDSSLMEGSKTIKDFRDILDKGYAPRIQGLILEENAKSGNNLIKLVGASDKPKLVIISRNGSRAILNENVLVKMASKIGYDVTVLKPQRTSELAKIYRELNSSDVMVGVHGAAMTHFLFMKPGSVFIQVVPLGTTWAAETYYGEPAKKLGLRYIGYEILPRESSLYDEYESNDPVLRDPNSVNDRGWEFTKKIYLDRQKVRLNLGRFRKRLVRSYIYTMAKRNGVVRSQ, encoded by the exons atggtgCATTACCAAAGATACATTCAACTAAGAAAAGGTGTTACAATAGCTGCTGCTTTTGTTGATGAAGAAGATGCATGTGTTCATATGAGTGGATGTAACAAAAGATCAAAACCTAAACTTTTATTCTTTCTTCTTTTTTGCACCCTTCTTTCTTCTTGTTTGATTCTCTCCCCACACCTTTTTCCTTTCCCCAAATCAACTGTTTCTCTACTTT ATCCATCTGATGGTCAAAAAGTACATCATTCTAAAATTAATGCTTGTTCATCAGTCACAAATG GAACAATATGTTGTGACAGGAGTAGTATTAGATCCgatgtttgtataataaaaggtgatatAAGAACAAATTCACAATCTTTTTCGGTATTTGTTTACAATTCGGATAATCGGGTTAGCAAAGGAAAGATATTGAAGCAAGAAAAGATCAGACCGTATACTCGAAAATGGGAGCCATTGACTATGGCCACAATCGATGAACTTACGCTTATTGCATTGAATTCGAATCGTTCTGAAATCGAAAATCGACACAAATGCGATGTGAAACACGATGTTCCTGCTGTGTTCTTTTCGACCGGGGGGTACACCGGAAATGTTTATCACGAATTCAATGATGGGTTGATTCCTCTTTACATTACTTCACAAAAGTATAACAAGAAGGTTGTGTTTGTGATTTTAGAGTATCATGATTGGTGGATCACAAAATATGCAAATATTCTTAAACATTTGTCTGATTTCGAACCGGTCGATTTTAGTGGTGATAAGAGGACTCATTGTTTCTCTGAATCGGTTGTCGGGTTGAAGATTCATGATGAACTCACTGTCGATTCGTCGTTGATGGAAGGGAGTAAAACGATTAAAGATTTTCGGGATATTTTGGATAAAGGGTATGCGCCTAGAATCCAAGGTTTGATTTTGGAAGAAAATGCTAAATCGGGTAATAACCTGATTAAGCTCGTTGGAGCATCGGATAAACCGAAGCTCGTGATCATATCGAGAAACGGGTCACGGGCTATTTTGAACGAAAACGTGTTAGTGAAAATGGCTTCGAAGATTGGGTATGATGTGACGGTTCTGAAGCCGCAAAGGACTTCAGAACTGGCGAAAATTTATCGGGAACTTAACTCGAGTGATGTCATGGTCGGGGTCCACGGAGCGGCTATGACTCACTTTTTGTTTATGAAACCGGGCTCCGTGTTTATTCAAGTTGTACCATTAGGTACAACTTGGGCTGCGGAGACGTATTATGGTGAGCCCGCGAAGAAGCTCGGGTTAAGGTACATTGGGTATGAGATACTTCCTCGTGAAAGCTCGTTGTACGATGAATACGAAAGTAATGACCCCGTTTTAAGAGACCCGAATAGTGTTAACGATCGAGGGTGGGAATTCACGAAAAAGATTTACCTTGATCGGCAAAAAGTGAGGTTAAATCTCGGGCGATTTAGAAAGCGTTTGGTTCGTTCGTATATTTATACAATGGCAAAGAGGAATGGTGTGGTTCGATCACAGTGA